A region of Lycium barbarum isolate Lr01 chromosome 3, ASM1917538v2, whole genome shotgun sequence DNA encodes the following proteins:
- the LOC132630470 gene encoding ultraviolet-B receptor UVR8-like isoform X5, which translates to MDVVINSDAWERRQNLYDLKASAGSGKLITWGSADDQGQSYLTSGKHGETPEPFPVPTEDPIVKAVAGWAHCVSVTEKNDVYTWGWKECVPSFKVVANFAAGGSVEVRKESLVITQQECPQSQGSKSSGGSVAHQDNKKPEETAKRRRTATAKQELESPPPADESLSAPPCIVELDPGVKITSVAAGGRHTLALSDVGQVWGWGYGGEGQLGLGSRIKIVASPHLIPCLDTSSHGLDRSLGSPQGSITTGSQTRKALGSYVKRIACGGRHSAVITDAGVLLTFGWGLYGQCGLGNTNDVLRPTCVSSLLNTRIEAVAGGLWHSVCLCDRGRVYTFGGNQFGQLGLGTGTDHAETSPRLVDASVLENKNAKVVSCGARHNAIMTEDSKVYSWGWNKYGQLGLGDTVDRNDPCEVPIDDCTPKNVACGWWHTLLLAESP; encoded by the exons ATGGATGTGGTGATCAACTCTGATGCTTGGGAACGACGTCAGAATCTATATGACCTAAAAGCCTCGG CAGGGTCTGGAAAACTTATTACGTGGGGTTCTGCAGATGATCAAGGCCAAAGTTACTTGACTTCAGGAAAACATGGG GAGACTCCAGAGCCATTTCCAGTTCCAACTGAGGATCCAATCGTGAAAGCTGTAGCTGGTTGGGCACATTGTGTATCTGTTACTG AAAAGAATGATGTGTACACATGGGGCTGGAAAGAATGTGTGCCTTCTTTCAAGGTTGTTGCAAATTTCGCTGCTGGAGGAAGTGTTGAAGTTAGGAAAGAAAGTTTAGTAATAACTCAGCAAG AGTGCCCTCAGTCTCAAGGCTCGAAGTCGAGTGGTGGTTCAGTCGCTCACCAAGATAATAAAAAACCTGAAGAAACTGCAAAGAGGAGAAGGACAGCGACGGCTAAACAAGAACTTGAAAGCCCACCACCTGCTGACGAATCTCTTTCTGCACCACCTTGTATCGTAGAACTGGATCCAGGGGTGAAGATAACCTCCGTTGCTGCAGGGGGGCGCCACACATTAGCATTGTCAG ATGTGGGACAGGTATGGGGTTGGGGCTATGGAGGTGAAGGACAGCTTGGCTTAGGCTCCAGGATTAAAATAGTGGCGTCTCCTCATCTTATACCTTGTCTGGATACTTCTTCACATGGACTGGACCGGAGTCTTGGGAGTCCTCAAGGAAGCATTACCACAGGGAGTCAGACGCGTAAAGCTTTGGGGAGCTACGTAAAGAGAATTGCTTGTGGTGGCCGGCATAGTGCAGTAATCACAG ATGCTGGGGTGCTGCTTACATTTGGCTGGGGATTGTATGGGCAG TGTGGATTAGGTAATACAAATGACGTGCTGAGGCCAACTTGTGTATCTTCTCTATTGAACACTAGAATAGAAGCCGTGGCAGGTGGATTATGGCATTCTGTGTGCTTATGTGATCGTGGCCGTGTCTATACTTTTGGGGGAAATCAGTTTGGCCAATTGGGTCTAGGCACAGGCACAGACCATGCAGAG ACATCACCTAGGCTTGTGGATGCCTCAGTACTGGAAAACAAGAATGCCAAGGTAGTGTCTTGTGGAGCTCGTCATAACGCCATAATGACAG AGGACAGCAAAGTGTATAGCTGGGGATGGAACAAGTATGGTCAA CTTGGCCTAGGTGATACGGTTGACCGTAACGATCCTTGTGAAGTGCCCATCGATGATTGTACTCCGAAGAATGTAGCGTGTGGGTGGTGGCACACACTATTACTTGCTGAAAGTCCATGA